Genomic window (Gemmatimonadota bacterium):
CACCAGCGCAAACAACCCCGGCCCAGTGCCGCCATACCAGGCAGCAAAGGTGATGGCGATAAGCGTGAGCGTGAACGGCACCGTCTCGCCCAGAATCGGCGTCAACGAGAGCCGCACGCCGACCGCTGTGACCACAGCGGCAAGGGCTACACCATAGGCCGCCAGAGACTTACGGAGCGCCATCACACGTTCCTTGTGGGAGATCGGGGTCAGCTGGCTTCGCGCCGTATGGCCCCGGACGATGCATGCCGCGAACTGCCAGTCAACGATCCAGTCCGGGAGAGCCCGGTGGCGGCAGCTCGTTCCCGCGGAAACAGAACCGCTCGACGTTCGAAAGCAATGCCTCGAGCGTGATCGGCTTGGGCATCACTTCGGCGCCGACCGGGGCGCGCGAAGGATCCGAGGTCGACACGAGCACCGGCACCGAAGCCAGCGCCGGGTCAGTCTTCATGATGGCATAGACCGCATTCCCGTCGAGAATCGGCAAGACCAGGTCGAGGATCACAAGGCACGGCTTGACCGGTGCCTCACGCATGTAGATGAGTGCGTCGCGACCATTGCTGACCGTTCGCACGTTGAATCCCTCGTCGACGAAGACGTCGCGCAGGGTCTGCACCAGGTCGTACTCGTCGTCCACCACGAGGACGGTGCACAGCCCCTCGTGGGCGTGAAGCGAGTGGGTGAGCATCAGGCGGCCACATCGACAGTCGCATGCCGAGGCAACTCGACCCGGATCACCGTGCCGCCCGCCTCGCTCGAATGCACCGCAATCTCGCCCCCGTGCGCGAGGACCAGTTGGCGCGTGAGATAGAGCCCGAGGCCG
Coding sequences:
- a CDS encoding response regulator, with amino-acid sequence MLTHSLHAHEGLCTVLVVDDEYDLVQTLRDVFVDEGFNVRTVSNGRDALIYMREAPVKPCLVILDLVLPILDGNAVYAIMKTDPALASVPVLVSTSDPSRAPVGAEVMPKPITLEALLSNVERFCFRGNELPPPGSPGLDR